One region of Bacteroidota bacterium genomic DNA includes:
- a CDS encoding phosphatidylglycerophosphatase A: MRFVKTKEIVNPDFKVDFFSKLIASWFFTGYFPKGSGTVGSLAAFVIFLFPSMNDPYMLSIAFLIVFILGTYATIPMMKRYGNDPSTVVVDEVVGQWFTIMIVMAAGYWKLNFICCAVTFIGFRGFDILKLQPAKYFDRKHTALGVMLDDVMAAIYGGVASIFAIILLQRLLNL, translated from the coding sequence ATGAGATTTGTAAAAACTAAAGAGATTGTAAATCCCGATTTCAAAGTCGATTTTTTCAGTAAACTGATTGCAAGCTGGTTCTTCACAGGATATTTCCCAAAGGGTTCGGGCACTGTCGGCAGTCTTGCTGCATTTGTTATATTTCTTTTTCCGTCTATGAATGACCCTTACATGCTCAGTATTGCCTTCCTTATTGTTTTTATTTTGGGAACGTATGCAACAATTCCTATGATGAAACGTTATGGAAATGACCCCTCGACAGTAGTTGTTGACGAAGTGGTAGGGCAGTGGTTTACAATTATGATAGTAATGGCTGCAGGATACTGGAAGCTGAATTTTATATGCTGCGCTGTAACTTTTATAGGATTCAGAGGTTTTGATATATTGAAGCTTCAGCCTGCCAAATATTTCGATAGAAAACACACTGCTTTAGGTGTAATGCTTGATGACGTTATGGCTGCTATTTACGGCGGTGTTGCTTCAATCTTTGCAATTATTTTACTACAAAGATTATTAAATTTATAA
- the pgsA gene encoding CDP-diacylglycerol--glycerol-3-phosphate 3-phosphatidyltransferase, giving the protein MTLPNQLSVLRIILAPLFLYFFLSDNLLLKKISVGVYLIATITDWYDGWHARKFGVVTKTGIFLDPLADKILTSCAFIGFFLIGMMPLWMVIIIVVRDIVITLMRSYSEMNGKTLPTSYIAKVKTFVQMTYIFAILVLFFWSISTKDLTISVDIGVFLLSPYNYFLMALVTFLTVYTGITYFFEKKS; this is encoded by the coding sequence GTGACACTGCCAAATCAATTATCGGTTTTAAGAATAATTCTTGCTCCACTCTTTCTGTATTTTTTTCTTTCAGATAATTTGTTGTTGAAAAAAATCTCAGTAGGTGTCTATCTTATTGCAACGATAACTGACTGGTACGACGGCTGGCATGCGCGCAAATTCGGAGTGGTAACAAAAACCGGAATTTTTCTTGACCCTCTTGCAGATAAAATTCTCACTTCCTGCGCGTTCATCGGATTTTTTCTGATAGGTATGATGCCTCTCTGGATGGTGATTATTATTGTGGTTCGCGATATAGTGATTACACTGATGCGTTCATATTCTGAAATGAACGGCAAAACTTTACCAACTTCCTACATAGCAAAAGTGAAGACATTCGTACAGATGACGTATATATTTGCAATTCTTGTTTTATTTTTCTGGAGCATATCAACAAAAGATTTAACTATTAGTGTTGATATTGGTGTGTTCCTCCTCTCTCCATACAATTATTTTTTAATGGCATTAGTCACATTCCTAACTGTATATACAGGCATCACATATTTTTTTGAAAAGAAATCTTAA
- a CDS encoding competence/damage-inducible protein A: MNSKILTVGDEILIGQIVNTNAAFLGDVLFNTGLPVEKSVTIGDDEKILIDELQDSLYNYDVTIITGGLGPTHDDITKPVLLKFFKDKLILDEKVLEHVKKIFSTRNVPMPETNIGQAMVPSKSKVIWNENGTAPGIWIEKANKVFVALPGVPYEMKAMISDTVVPMLKEKYLKDLGYVLKQKTLLTTGVGESILNEMMGDVPSIIGEDKLAFLPSIEGVRLRINVKADTEENASQRISEIESKIREKIGEHIFGEGEEILEEIIGKLLTKKKFSIAVAESCTGGMISSRITDVSGSSEYFKGGMVTYSNKSKVKFLDVKKKTLTKYGAVSEKTAKQMAEGVRRHFKTDIGISTTGIAGPTGGSDEKPVGLVYIGYSDKKNTFAKKFLFGNFRDRNKKRAAQMALEIVRKELLKLQI, translated from the coding sequence ATGAACTCAAAGATACTGACAGTCGGTGATGAAATTTTAATCGGGCAGATTGTAAATACCAATGCCGCATTCTTGGGTGATGTATTGTTTAATACTGGACTTCCTGTAGAAAAATCGGTAACAATCGGTGACGATGAAAAAATACTTATTGATGAACTGCAGGACTCTCTTTACAATTATGATGTAACAATTATAACAGGCGGATTAGGACCGACGCACGATGATATAACAAAGCCCGTACTTCTTAAATTTTTCAAAGATAAGCTGATACTTGATGAAAAGGTTTTAGAGCATGTAAAAAAAATATTTTCGACACGCAATGTTCCAATGCCGGAAACAAACATAGGGCAGGCAATGGTGCCCTCCAAGTCAAAAGTAATATGGAATGAAAACGGAACAGCTCCGGGAATATGGATTGAGAAGGCAAATAAAGTTTTTGTTGCTTTGCCGGGTGTTCCTTATGAAATGAAGGCGATGATAAGTGATACAGTAGTTCCGATGCTGAAAGAAAAATATTTAAAAGATTTGGGATATGTCCTGAAACAAAAAACATTACTAACAACGGGAGTAGGGGAATCTATCCTAAATGAAATGATGGGAGATGTCCCTTCGATAATCGGAGAAGATAAACTTGCGTTTCTTCCCAGCATTGAAGGAGTACGATTAAGAATAAATGTGAAGGCTGATACTGAAGAAAATGCTTCTCAGAGAATTTCAGAGATTGAAAGTAAAATCCGGGAAAAAATAGGTGAGCATATTTTCGGGGAAGGTGAAGAAATACTTGAAGAAATTATCGGCAAATTACTTACAAAAAAGAAATTTTCAATTGCAGTTGCGGAGTCGTGTACAGGCGGAATGATTTCATCCAGAATTACTGATGTAAGCGGAAGCTCTGAATATTTTAAAGGCGGGATGGTAACATATTCCAATAAGTCTAAAGTGAAATTTTTAGATGTAAAGAAAAAAACTCTGACTAAGTATGGAGCCGTAAGTGAAAAGACAGCGAAGCAAATGGCAGAGGGAGTTCGAAGGCACTTTAAAACTGATATAGGTATTTCAACAACAGGAATTGCCGGACCAACAGGCGGCAGCGATGAAAAACCGGTTGGTTTAGTTTACATTGGCTACTCAGATAAAAAAAATACTTTTGCAAAGAAATTTCTGTTTGGAAATTTCAGAGACAGAAACAAGAAAAGAGCAGCGCAAATGGCTCTGGAAATCGTAAGAAAAGAATTGTTGAAATTACAAATATGA